Genomic segment of Malus domestica chromosome 15, GDT2T_hap1:
agatGTAATAAAGTGAAACGGTAAGATGTGTTGGAATTTATAAGCAGAGGGAGGGAGGGGGCAAAGGTTCTCACTTTTGCCTAATAAGGAGCCCCCTGCTGTGATTTTGCTTCCAATTTTCAAAAAACCCAGATTGTGTTGGAATTTGCAGTCCTCGAAGCGACAAAAGCCTTTTCGGGTATGAATTTTCTGTTCAGTGTGCTATAATTTTTCAGAAACTTTGAATTTTCACGgttttgatttgggtttttagggttttataggggatttgatttgggttttttctgggttttgatttttCCTAGGGCTTTTTTTACCTGTCAATGAATTCAGGGACGATTGGTTTTATGATTTCGTATTAGATTAGATATTAGTTGAAATTTGAATCTGCTGCATGAAACGATGAACTGCTATTTGAGtttcttttataatttttattttcgatTAGATATACGATCTATAGATTTGAAGTTTGAATCTTTCATTCatacaaatttaaaattatttgtcGAAGTTGCGGAAGAACTTTATGTGTATGAATTGGATTGTGTGCCCAACGgtacaaaccctaaccctaggtCCGTAGCCCTGATTTTCGATTTGTatttgtcttcttcttttttttttttttttttggcccttTTTGGTTGCAGAATACAATGGCAAGAGGAGCTAAGAGGAAGGCCAGCCAGAGAgaagaaaacaaggaaaattcGACCAAGGCAGACAACCACAAAGAACAATCGAGCAAGGCCGCCACTCGGTCAAAGCGGGTCAAGGCATCGCACCCCCAATCCGAGCCTGAGTACTTTGAGGAGCCTCGCCAATTGGAAGATCTCTGGAAGGCTGCCTTTCCTGTTGGGACAGAGTGGGATCACTTGGACAAGGTGTACCAATTCAAGTGGGATTTCTCAAACCTTGAAAAAGCATTTGAAGAGGGGGGCAAGCTGCACGATCTTGGGAACAACAAAGTGTATCTCTTCGGTGGTACAGAGCCTCAACAAGTCCCCTATAAGGGTGATTTGAAAATTATTTACATACCTATTGTGGTGGCTGTTGTATCGCCTTGCCCACCTTCTGACAAAATTGGGATTAAGTCGGTTCAGAGAGAGACTGAAGAAATTGTTCCAATGAAACAGATGAAAATGGATTGGATTCCATATATTCCTTATGACAAGAGAGACAGCCAAGTTGTTGAATATAGTCGAAATTCTCCTCAAATATTTGTGCTGGGATGCACTCAGAGACGGGCTTCCTTGAAACACATGAAGATTGATCGTCTAAAGAAATTTGATTACTGCTTGCCGTATCTAATGCCGATCAAGGAAGAGGAGCTTGAGCTGAGCACCGAAGTCGACATACTTTTTCCACAGGAACCAAATCCACCGGTTTACTGTGTGTTTGATTGGCAGTTTGATGAAGTTGAGGAGTTCACTGATGAGCGGATAAAAGAGGAGGAATTATCTGCGGATCAAAAGGATGCCTTCATGGAGTTTGTCAAGGAGAAAGTGCgtcaacaaaagaaagaaaaccgaGAGAAAAAAGAGGCCCGCAAACTAGAATTTGAAAAAATGAGTACGGAAACTAAAGcagcatttgaaaatttgaggTATTACAAGTTCTACCCGGTGCAAACACCCGATACTCCTGACATATCAGGTGTCAAGGCTGCATACATCAACAGGTACTACAACAAGGCTCATGAGGTTCTGTGATTAGTTTCACTATCACCGATATCCTTGTTGGCCTGCGCGTAATGCCTACGGTaattgaaacttttgtgttTACTGTGTCCCAAAGTGTTGGGAAAAGAGAAAATTTTCGCATACTCCTGTTGTTCTTGTTGTTTGATCTCATTTGAAATCATATAAAGACAAGGTCTCATTAAATTTTGTAGCAACTCTGGTCATTTATTTACCTTCTGTTCGAATAATGCTTCAAATATAAAATTTGAGGTATTGTTTTGGATGAGTTAAACTTGTCTTGTTTTCTTGTACGGCTGATTAGAATGGTTATTTTCACTTGaatgaaatatttttgtttgatGGCTTGTTGTCCTTGCTGAATCAGAAAGAGTTGAGATGTCTCGTTTTGTTTCGTTTCGGCTTTAATTTGTATGCTTGTTAAAAAAGACTTTCTGTAGAGTTTAGAAGCTGTACCCCTCTTATCTTTCAACACTTTCTTAGTTTCTTTCACATTCTTGTTCTGCTTAGTtctgaagcaaaatcaattgcTTAAACTTAATTGCATTGTGCCGGCGAGGAGCAATTCTCGTCGGTGTAAACTTCCGATCATTTCTAACTCCAGTCTATCTGAACCATCGTCATCCCTTACCCGCGAAGTTATAAATTATCTCTTAGCCGGGCCCTATGCTATAGATAGGAAGGGAGATCGACGATGGTGAAGTTATCGCTCGCTGTGACTCCTGCTCAGAAAACTGACCGAACACAGATGGAGAGAGCAGCTCCCGTAGTCATGTGATTAGTACCGTTGTTTTCGGATCAATAAAACTTCATCGAAACTATGAATGAATGCAAAAAAGTGTGAATTTCAACTAAAAGTAGCTCACGGAAATGGCAAACCCAAATTCTTTCATTACAGCAAACACGAACCAACTTTTACAGAGTTTTCGAGGCCTACAGATTATACAGAAGTTCTGTTATTCTCCCTTCTCAATATTCAGGCACCAACAATATTAACCTCCGCTCCAAAACCATCCTTACAGTGAGCAAAACTATCATCCAAGTAACTTATCATACAACAAACAATTTACCAGTATCGTCATGTACACTCGAGTAAACAT
This window contains:
- the LOC103455967 gene encoding protein HEAT INTOLERANT 4-like: MARGAKRKASQREENKENSTKADNHKEQSSKAATRSKRVKASHPQSEPEYFEEPRQLEDLWKAAFPVGTEWDHLDKVYQFKWDFSNLEKAFEEGGKLHDLGNNKVYLFGGTEPQQVPYKGDLKIIYIPIVVAVVSPCPPSDKIGIKSVQRETEEIVPMKQMKMDWIPYIPYDKRDSQVVEYSRNSPQIFVLGCTQRRASLKHMKIDRLKKFDYCLPYLMPIKEEELELSTEVDILFPQEPNPPVYCVFDWQFDEVEEFTDERIKEEELSADQKDAFMEFVKEKVRQQKKENREKKEARKLEFEKMSTETKAAFENLRYYKFYPVQTPDTPDISGVKAAYINRYYNKAHEVL